CAGTAATAATCTGCTCTTGGTTCGCAGGCATCCGCATATGCTTACGGTCATAGCCTTCGGATTCGTAATGATCCGGAAGTCCGGCGAAAATAACAGCCACATCTGCTTCACTGGCGGCCCTTTTTGCTTCTTCGATCAGCGAATGATCCAGATCGTCATTGTCGATATGGAAGCCTTGTGTATAGACGACGGAGCCCGTGTCACCTGCCAGCTTCTTGATTTCTTCGAACGGTACATCGAGTTTAGTCGCATTAACAAACGAGCTGCCGGCGCCTTGATACCTTGGCTTCTGGGCGAATGGGCCAATGATGGCCAATTTCTGTCCTTGAGACAGAGGGAGCAGTTGATCTTCGTTTCTCAGCAGAACCATCGTTTCACCAGCAACCGTGCGAGCCAGACGATGATGCTCGTCCTTATCGTAAGTGGCATCTGCTTTCTTGTTGTCGACGCTCATGATGATGATACGCAGAAGCCGTTCAACAGCACGATCTAGCGCTTCCTCGGATAGTTGTCCATTTCGAACAGCCTCGATGATTTTACGATCACCCAGGCCAGAGCTTGAAGGCATTTCCAGGTCTTGACCAGCTTCCAAGATGACAGCTTAGCCAAAGATGAGAATAATCCTGATATATTTCAATAAATGGACAGAAGGTGTTCTACAACAAAAAAACTAAAACCTATATCAGCCAAGATATGGGTAGTGGTATGGGGCTGCAAAATGGTGGTGTTTGGAAAATGCGGGAAAGATCATAGAAACACAAGGCCCAGAGTGAAGAGACCGGTGAACTAGATTATAAGCCGGTGGAAGAAACCTATCATCGGGTAACGGAAGAAGCCTATCATATTCAGGTGGAGGATACCGTCATCGTCACGACGGCAGAGCATCCATTTAGGGTGATAGGGAAAGGCTGGATCAAATCCAGGGGTTTGAAAGAAGAAGATCGATTTGTCAACGATGAAGGAAAAATGTATGTCATTGAAAAGATCGAGATCAAGCAAGAAACGATTCGAGTGTACAACTTCAGCGTTGGGGACTACCATACGTATTTCGTAACGGGACTCAAGCTATGGACCAATAACTACGGTGGAAGTGCGGGCCGAGGCGCTGGCGGCGGAGCCGGAGGCGACGAAGGGTTTGTGGCAGGTTACTCTAGATAAGAAAAATGATTTCTGGACA
The window above is part of the Paenibacillus lutimineralis genome. Proteins encoded here:
- a CDS encoding glycoside hydrolase family 3 C-terminal domain-containing protein — protein: MEAGQDLEMPSSSGLGDRKIIEAVRNGQLSEEALDRAVERLLRIIIMSVDNKKADATYDKDEHHRLARTVAGETMVLLRNEDQLLPLSQGQKLAIIGPFAQKPRYQGAGSSFVNATKLDVPFEEIKKLAGDTGSVVYTQGFHIDNDDLDHSLIEEAKRAASEADVAVIFAGLPDHYESEGYDRKHMRMPANQEQIITAIAEVQSNVVVILMNGSPVEMPWVGHSKAILEAFLGGQATGGAIADLLFGKVNPSGKLPLQNAASQVG